One stretch of Bacillus sp. 2205SS5-2 DNA includes these proteins:
- a CDS encoding GNAT family N-acetyltransferase, giving the protein MLKKRDLHECHDLYELMAHPDVFPFVRHKAYSYDEFVFLTKKTMEAEESGELISRTILDEWGNAIGTINLFDIEEAAGFLGTWLGKPFHGKGYNVPAKDAFFQELFYDLGMETIFMRIRKENPRSRKAAEKLPYVVKANETRAHLYQQLNHAGDIYDLYEIPKDLYTLHILRHPEEDQEIQALEA; this is encoded by the coding sequence ATGCTTAAAAAACGTGACTTACACGAATGTCATGACCTTTATGAGCTAATGGCGCACCCGGATGTCTTCCCTTTTGTGCGTCATAAAGCATATTCTTATGATGAATTTGTCTTTTTGACAAAGAAAACGATGGAAGCTGAAGAAAGCGGAGAACTGATCTCTAGAACCATTTTGGATGAATGGGGCAATGCCATCGGTACTATTAACCTATTTGATATCGAAGAAGCAGCAGGCTTCCTTGGCACTTGGCTTGGAAAACCGTTTCATGGGAAAGGATATAATGTTCCTGCTAAAGACGCATTTTTTCAAGAACTTTTTTATGACCTCGGAATGGAAACGATTTTTATGCGTATTCGCAAAGAGAATCCTCGCTCTCGAAAAGCAGCCGAAAAACTTCCTTATGTTGTAAAAGCTAATGAAACACGTGCTCATCTGTATCAACAGTTAAATCACGCTGGAGATATTTATGATCTTTACGAAATTCCTAAAGATTTATATACTCTTCATATTTTACGTCATCCTGAGGAAGACCAAGAAATTCAAGCTCTTGAAGCCTAA
- a CDS encoding undecaprenyldiphospho-muramoylpentapeptide beta-N-acetylglucosaminyltransferase, with the protein MNKRILFTGGGSAGHVTVNAALIPFFLEQGWKVSYIGSRNGIEKEIITEGFCQVPYIGISSGKLRRYFSWKNFSDPFRVMKGFVEALTAIKKEKPEIIFSKGGFVSVPVVMAAKMAGVPVAVHESDFTPGLANKLAAPFATKIFTTFPETVKHLPEEKAVCAGAVIRRELFAGEAKKGRRLADFHSAKPILLVMGGSLGAKKINESVRSNLEELLKTFQILHICGKGNIDSTIAREGYKQFEYVTTELPDFMAATSYVISRAGSNSIFEFVALKKPMLLIPLSRQASRGDQIANADSFVKQGYALKLEEEELTSDSFLTAVRQLKEKQSDMVQAMETSNGALTIEEMYTQLTSMIKTKG; encoded by the coding sequence ATGAATAAACGAATATTATTTACAGGCGGTGGTTCCGCCGGGCATGTTACGGTGAATGCAGCTTTAATTCCTTTTTTTCTAGAACAAGGTTGGAAAGTGTCATATATAGGATCTAGAAATGGCATTGAAAAAGAGATCATTACGGAAGGGTTTTGCCAGGTACCATATATCGGCATTTCTAGTGGTAAACTGCGCCGGTATTTTTCTTGGAAGAATTTTTCCGATCCTTTTCGCGTGATGAAAGGCTTTGTAGAAGCGCTTACGGCGATCAAAAAGGAAAAACCTGAAATTATTTTCTCAAAAGGTGGTTTTGTGTCCGTCCCAGTTGTGATGGCAGCTAAAATGGCAGGGGTCCCAGTAGCAGTCCACGAGTCTGACTTCACTCCTGGGCTAGCGAATAAACTCGCTGCCCCATTTGCGACCAAAATATTTACGACTTTTCCAGAAACGGTCAAACATCTACCAGAGGAAAAAGCTGTTTGTGCAGGTGCGGTGATTCGACGAGAGCTATTTGCAGGGGAGGCGAAAAAAGGACGAAGATTAGCTGATTTTCATAGTGCTAAACCCATTCTACTCGTAATGGGCGGTAGCTTAGGAGCAAAGAAAATCAATGAATCCGTTCGATCCAATTTAGAAGAACTATTGAAAACATTCCAAATCCTACATATTTGCGGGAAGGGGAATATCGATTCGACGATTGCTCGCGAAGGCTACAAGCAATTTGAATACGTGACCACCGAATTGCCTGACTTCATGGCTGCTACTAGCTATGTTATTAGTCGAGCAGGATCCAACTCAATTTTTGAATTTGTCGCATTAAAAAAACCGATGTTACTTATTCCCCTTTCCCGTCAAGCAAGTCGAGGTGATCAAATCGCTAATGCAGATTCGTTCGTGAAACAAGGCTATGCTCTCAAATTAGAAGAAGAAGAACTAACAAGTGATAGCTTTTTAACAGCAGTTCGTCAACTAAAGGAAAAGCAATCTGATATGGTTCAAGCCATGGAAACGTCAAATGGTGCTCTCACAATCGAAGAAATGTACACACAGCTAACGTCGATGATAAAGACAAAAGGTTAG
- a CDS encoding phytoene desaturase family protein yields MKKILIVGAGLGGLAAGITLQHKGYQVEIIEQNAHAGGKMMPVEIDGYSFDYGPNTITMPRVFQNVVAETGENPDDYFSFLKLNAHTVNQWEDGTIFQQTTDVANMLAQFEELDEKGSRAYPDYLAEVERIYKEAELSFFYAPFTSWKDYLSLRLGFALMKVRPFEKLAHFHERYFSNEKILMTFNRYATYIGSSPYQCPATFSLIGHLEMNEGVYYTIGGNTNIAKGFLKLFQKLGGKVTFDTKVEKILLKNKKAYGLLLSNGEKRVAAEIIINGDFITASKKLLTEAERPSLTDEKLDAYEPSISAFVILAGLNQRQEQVHHHHVFFTGDYHSEFEDIFLHHKLPDDPTIYVSHSVKTDPERSKGSNFFILVNAPAIEMNEKQISAYKEKVYDKLERMGVPIRQYLEVEKIYPPQFIRDTFSAYKGALYGVSSHSMKDSFLRPFNQSRDIENLYYVGGTTHPGGGSPMVTISGVNVAKRIVLKDHKQTTKERSKIDE; encoded by the coding sequence CAGTAGAAATCGATGGGTACTCCTTTGACTATGGCCCAAATACGATCACCATGCCCCGAGTGTTTCAAAATGTAGTTGCAGAAACGGGCGAAAATCCTGACGACTATTTCTCATTTCTGAAATTAAATGCACATACTGTAAATCAATGGGAAGATGGAACAATTTTTCAGCAAACAACGGACGTAGCCAATATGCTCGCTCAATTTGAGGAGTTGGATGAAAAGGGTAGTAGAGCTTATCCGGACTATTTAGCAGAAGTAGAAAGGATATATAAGGAAGCCGAACTATCATTTTTTTATGCGCCATTTACTTCTTGGAAGGACTATCTTTCGCTACGATTAGGCTTTGCACTGATGAAGGTTCGCCCGTTTGAGAAGTTAGCACATTTTCATGAACGCTATTTTTCCAATGAAAAGATCTTAATGACATTTAATCGCTATGCCACCTACATCGGATCTTCTCCTTACCAATGCCCAGCAACCTTTTCGTTGATAGGTCACCTTGAAATGAATGAGGGCGTGTATTACACTATCGGTGGCAATACGAATATTGCCAAGGGTTTTCTCAAACTCTTTCAAAAGCTCGGCGGCAAGGTGACGTTTGATACGAAAGTAGAAAAAATATTACTCAAGAATAAGAAGGCATATGGTTTGCTCCTATCCAATGGGGAGAAAAGGGTAGCTGCTGAAATAATCATTAATGGAGATTTTATTACTGCTTCAAAAAAATTATTAACTGAAGCAGAACGCCCAAGTCTTACTGATGAAAAATTAGATGCCTATGAACCTTCGATTTCGGCATTTGTTATTTTAGCTGGTTTAAATCAGCGACAAGAACAGGTTCATCATCATCATGTTTTTTTTACAGGAGACTATCATTCTGAATTTGAAGATATTTTCCTCCATCATAAACTACCGGATGATCCAACCATTTACGTTAGTCATTCAGTAAAAACCGATCCTGAGAGATCGAAGGGCAGTAATTTCTTTATTTTAGTCAATGCACCGGCTATCGAAATGAACGAAAAACAAATTTCTGCGTACAAAGAGAAAGTGTATGATAAGCTAGAAAGGATGGGTGTCCCCATTCGACAGTATCTTGAGGTCGAGAAAATCTACCCGCCTCAATTTATTCGCGATACATTTTCAGCGTATAAAGGTGCATTGTACGGTGTTTCTTCACATAGCATGAAGGACAGTTTTTTACGTCCGTTCAATCAAAGTAGAGATATAGAAAATCTCTATTATGTTGGGGGCACGACGCATCCAGGTGGAGGCTCGCCAATGGTGACGATTTCAGGAGTCAATGTAGCAAAACGAATTGTCTTGAAAGACCATAAGCAAACTACTAAAGAACGGAGTAAGATAGATGAATAA